In the Streptomyces formicae genome, one interval contains:
- a CDS encoding LamG-like jellyroll fold domain-containing protein, giving the protein MSNEQHLLKVYSDRTYLHTTTVRHQGTTVAFAMDDNRHLFYSVLDLSAHDETKGELDAAYWSENPLALRFPAEITEVGYAVAGATALPVVKRGGRTEAAAGERLGDDGGDGFLSVTARLTAAAPFQVLSDGTHLVVLHQSVGRDHGDAVFALAGGGSAGDAARADLAVDREGAKVPLVSDTRLCDRFLLAEGRLKPVLEVRYRRSRHRTRPHSAKDRLGTTDMEGRPFHEPTHELSFVRKAGSPPCCCRPPCTGSSAGSSSRTTTPVDASTPSTSSRARTVCSTPGVPGVHQPRPAHQDAVYERAPGTCPFTALPLVPVASAEGHAGTAMSFDGGDEDHAETAKHLDRSATDFTVEFWARRTATGGREDFVIGHGEHTGRDRRSLHIGFRADDTFAFGLYADDLGSAQPYADTDWHHWACVFERGTRQQIVHRDGVEVARRTATGAYEGVGSLVLGKGLWSTDARSSTRSGCGAGPAQGTRSSATGAPGSSGTSRVCWPTTASTRATRTGSTTRPTTPSTPNSGAA; this is encoded by the coding sequence ATGTCCAACGAACAGCACCTGTTGAAGGTCTACAGCGATCGCACCTATCTGCACACCACGACCGTGCGGCACCAGGGCACGACGGTCGCCTTCGCCATGGACGACAACCGGCACCTCTTCTACTCGGTGCTCGACCTGAGCGCCCACGACGAGACCAAGGGCGAGCTCGACGCGGCGTACTGGTCGGAGAATCCGCTGGCGCTGCGCTTCCCCGCCGAGATCACGGAGGTCGGGTACGCGGTCGCGGGGGCCACCGCGCTGCCGGTGGTCAAGCGCGGTGGGCGCACCGAGGCGGCAGCCGGAGAGCGGCTCGGCGACGACGGGGGAGACGGCTTTCTGTCGGTCACCGCGCGATTAACCGCCGCCGCGCCGTTCCAGGTCCTCTCCGACGGCACCCATCTGGTGGTCCTGCACCAGTCGGTGGGGCGTGACCACGGCGACGCGGTCTTCGCGTTGGCGGGCGGCGGGTCGGCCGGGGACGCGGCCCGCGCGGACCTCGCGGTGGACCGGGAGGGGGCGAAGGTCCCGCTGGTCTCCGACACCCGGTTGTGCGACCGGTTCCTGCTCGCCGAGGGCAGGCTGAAGCCCGTCCTCGAGGTCCGCTACCGGCGCAGTCGGCACCGGACGCGGCCCCATTCGGCCAAGGACCGTCTCGGCACGACGGACATGGAGGGGCGTCCCTTCCACGAGCCGACGCACGAGCTTTCCTTCGTACGGAAGGCCGGTTCACCGCCCTGCTGCTGCCGACCGCCGTGCACGGGCAGCAGCGCTGGCAGTTCTTCGCGCACAACGACGCCAGTGGACGCATCGACGCCTTCAACGTCGAGCAGGGCAAGGACGGTCTGTTCAACCCCAGGGGTCCCAGGCGTTCACCAGCCCCGACCCGCGCACCAGGACGCGGTGTACGAACGAGCCCCCGGCACCTGCCCGTTCACCGCTCTGCCGCTGGTGCCGGTGGCGAGCGCGGAGGGGCACGCGGGCACGGCGATGTCGTTCGACGGCGGCGACGAGGACCACGCGGAGACGGCCAAGCACCTCGACCGGAGCGCGACCGACTTCACGGTGGAGTTCTGGGCGCGCCGCACGGCCACGGGCGGCCGCGAGGACTTCGTCATCGGCCATGGCGAACACACGGGTCGCGACCGCAGGAGCCTGCACATCGGGTTCCGTGCGGACGACACCTTCGCGTTCGGCCTGTACGCGGACGACCTGGGCAGTGCGCAGCCGTACGCGGACACCGACTGGCACCACTGGGCCTGCGTGTTCGAGCGGGGGACGCGGCAGCAGATCGTCCACCGGGACGGGGTCGAGGTGGCGCGGCGCACCGCCACCGGAGCGTACGAGGGGGTCGGCAGCCTCGTCCTCGGCAAGGGCCTGTGGAGCACAGACGCGCGGAGCTCGACGAGGTCCGGATGTGGAGCCGGGCCCGCCCAGGGGACGAGGTCAAGCGCGACCGGGGCACCCGGCTCGTCGGGAACGAGCCGGGTCTGCTGGCCTACTACCGCTTCGACGAGGGCAACAAGGACTGGCTCTACGACCAGACCGACAACGCCTTCCACGCCGAACTCTGGGGCAGCCTGA